A DNA window from Setaria viridis chromosome 2, Setaria_viridis_v4.0, whole genome shotgun sequence contains the following coding sequences:
- the LOC117846640 gene encoding probable xyloglucan endotransglucosylase/hydrolase protein 32 gives MAAAPPSCGSSSMSRRAAAVVPALLLVLVVAISATSGADAQPSPGYYPSSRFRPIPFNRGYSNKWGPQHQTLSGDHSALTIWLDRTCGSGFKSKHAYRNGYFSTRIKLPAGYTAGTNTAFYLSNNEAHPGFHDEIDMEFLGTIPGEPYTLQTNVYVRGSGDGRIVGREMRFHLWFDPTAGYHTYAILWNPDAITFFVDDVPVRRYERRAELTFPDRPMWVYGSIWDASDWATDDGRHRADYRYQPFVAHLDRFVIAGCSAAAPPACRPVPASPRGAGLTQQQYAAMRWAQQGHMVYYYCNDFRRDHSLTPEC, from the exons ATGGCCGCAGCTCCTCCTAGCTGCGGCAGCAGTAGCATGTCacggcgcgccgcggccgtcgtGCCGGcgttgctgctggtgctggtggtggcgaTCTCGGCCACCTCCGGCGCCGACGCGCAGCCTTCGCCGGGGTACTACCCGAGCTCGAGGTTCAGGCCCATCCCGTTCAACCGCGGGTACTCCAACAAGTGGGGGCCGCAGCACCAGACGCTCTCCGGCGACCACTCCGCCCTCACCATCTGGCTCGACAGGACCTGCG GGAGTGGCTTCAAGTCGAAGCACGCCTACAGGAACGGTTACTTCTCCACCCGCATCAAGCTCCCCGCCGGCTACACCGCCGGCACCAACACCGCCTTCTAC CTGTCGAACAACGAGGCGCACCCGGGTTTCCACGACGAGATCGACATGGAGTTCCTGGGCACCATCCCGGGCGAGCCCTACACGCTGCAGACCAACGTGTACGtccgcggcagcggcgacggccgcATCGTGGGCCGCGAGATGCGGTTCCACCTCTGGTTCGACCCCACGGCGGGGTACCACACCTACGCCATCCTCTGGAACCCCGACGCCATCACCTTCTTCGTCGACGACGTGCCCGTCCGCCGCTACGAGCGCCGCGCCGAGCTCACGTTCCCCGACCGCCCCATGTGGGTGTACGGCTCCATCTGGGACGCCTCCGACTGGGCCACCGACGacggccgccaccgcgccgaCTACCGCTACCAGCCGTTCGTCGCCCACCTCGACCGGTTCGTCATCGCCgggtgctccgccgccgcgccgccggcctgccgccCCGTGCCAGCGTCGCCCCGGGGCGCCGGCCTCACGCAGCAGCAGTACGCCGCCATGCGCTGGGCGCAGCAGGGCCACATGGTGTACTACTACTGCAACGACTTCCGCAGGGACCACTCGCTCACGCCCGAGTGCTAG